The Hypanus sabinus isolate sHypSab1 chromosome 7, sHypSab1.hap1, whole genome shotgun sequence region TCTTTGGCGTCTCGCTCTTCGTCTCCTGGAAGCTGTGCTGGATCCCGTGGCGAGAGCGCAGTGAGTCGTCTGACCACAAGGGGAGCCAACAGGATCAGCAGCCCTACACGGACAACGGGACCAATGGGCAGGACTGCAGCGAGGACTTCGCGACAGAGCCGGCCCCCTACCCAGAGTCAGCCATGAAGATCAGCCACACCTCCCCCAACATCCCTGTGGAAGCCCAGAACACAGAGAACTGCTCCCACAATGTACGGATGCACCGGCAGGTCACAGAACCCACGTCTTCCACAAGGTCAGTGGTAAAACATATTTGGAAAGGGCAGCCTGCAAGCCTATGAGATTGAAATCATAAATGAaagttggtatacaagcagaaGCAGTGTACAgtaagactgtcaggaaggataggcagatgataggctacaattgtagtcagtgggatgagttgcaatgtaacagaggaacaaaattgaaaagggtgatgcatgcaggactgaatgtgttatatttgaCTGCACATTGCATACAGAATAAGTTAGCGCAGTTAAAGataggcaggtatgatgttgtggacatcactgagtcatggttgaaagaagatcaaagctgggagcttaatatccaaggatacacatttcattgaaaggacaggcaggtaggtaggGGGGTGGGGTGactttgttggtaaaaatgaaatcaaatcattagaaagaggtgacagtggattggaagatgtagaaaccttgtaggtagagttaagaaactgcaagggtaaaatcccctgatgggagttacatacaggcctctaAACAGCAGCCGAGATGTGAGATACAAATTGCAATAGGAGATCGAAAACACATGTCAAacgggcaatgttacgatagtcatgggggatttcaataagccggaggattgggaaaatcagcttggtgctggatcccaagggagagaatttgtagaatgcctacgagatggcttttcaggCTTTTGGCACTttgatcttcatcagtcagggctctGATTGTAGAGGTCGGAccatttgaccataagacataggagcaaaattaggtcaacAGCCCACCAAGTTTGTTTCACCAACATGGGAGCTGGATGCATATCCTGTACACTTGTATTATGGTGCAGATATATGATACTGGTCTGAGACAGGTAAGGGAAGGCCCAAGttcctttcctctgcctggaTCCTGGGAAGGTTTATAAACTACTTATGGTAGTACCAATTTGTGACGCAGGCCCTTGAGGCCCAACAGATCTATACTACCCAATTACACAATGTGACCAATTGATtttctaacccatatgtctttagaatgtgggagaaaaccagagcacctggaggaaacccacatggtcactgggagaacatacaagctcctccCAGATAgcgtcaggaattgaacccgggtcactagtGCTGTAATAGTATTACCCTAAACATTATGCTACCTTTCCACCCCTAATTTGGGGTTTTTTTGGGGTGAACCTGTAGCTTAGTGTTAGCATACCTTTATTACAGTGGCTGTGAtgcgggttcaattcctgccactgcctggcaggagtttgtgcattcttccGGTGACCACATTGGCAACCTCCAGGGTGTCCGGTTTCATCCCAGAAAGACGGACAggattagtaagttaattggtggCATGGTTATAATTGGGAGGTACAGGCTTATTAGGTCAGAAGggtttgttactgtgctgtatctctaagtaaaataaaacataagTGCCAAGTGGGAAGTCAAACTAGGATACTATTTATACAGCAAAAGTTTGCACTTTGGAGTGTGTGTtgtaggaacagagggatcttggagtacaAGTACTGTATACAGGTCTGTTAAATTGATGTCATAGGTGGACAGGAGGGTAAAGGAGGCTTTTTACACTCTGGCCTTGGGCCattagacaataagacataggagcagagttaggccattcagcccatcgtgtccaTTCTTCCATTTAAtaattgctgatttattttccctcagccccgatctcctgccttctccccatagcctttgatgcccttactaatcaagaatctatttttAATCAAGAATCTTTAATCAAGggctttgacacccttactaatcaagaaactgctTTTAATAacctggactccacagccatctgtggcaataaattacaCAACTTTACATCccagatcctagactctcccactattggaaacatcctctcttcaTTCACTATAactaggcctttcgatattcaataggtttcaatgagatacccctcccccccccattcctctaaactccagtcagtccaggcccagagccatcaaacacacctcacgTGTACAAGTCAGACTGCTCTTAGAGTACGGTGTGCATTTTTAACCATTCTCTTGTAAGGAAAAATACCATTCAGTTGCAAATTCAGAGTGCAAAAGAAAATTTAGGAttatgttgctgggatttgagggTTTGAATTATTAGGAGAGGTCAGGCAGCCAGGAATTTATTGCTTGAAACATACAAGACCGAGGACCAAAAttatagaggtacacaaaatcaCGAGGGCTACACTCCAAGGGAAAAGGAACCAAATACTAGAAGCATAGGTGCAAGGTGtgctacagaagctccaaaggcCTCCACCCTGGGAGAAAAGGGAGAGGCTGATCTAGACCTGGGAAAACTTGAAAGACTAAACTGGGCTATGCCCcaataggggtgatgggcttgagAAGAAGAAGCATATATTTAATGTGAAAAGGGAAAGGTTTAATAGAGACATGAATGGCAACTTCTTCACCTGTATATGGACTAAGGGTGACCTACGTATGGactaagctgccagaggaaatgttggaggaagctacaatatcaacatttaaaaggtacttgacAGGCACATGAATAGGAAGGGTGTAAAGcacccttttttatgccatggacccctaccattgacCAAAGGGTCTGTGGAACCCAGCTGGGAACCCCTAGGAAGGATATGAGCCAAACATAGGAAATAGGATCTAGTTCAGATGGGCAGAGTGGCCAGCATAGATGAACCGTTCCAAAGGCTGttgccatgctgtatgactctgtgactatTTCATCCATTTCTAGCTTGAGAATATATTAAAGACTCTGTTTTCATTGCCAATCGAGTAGAAAAATAGCGAAGGTCCAAGACCCTCTGAATGAAATAAAACCGTGTCATTCTTATCCTAGATGGATGACTCAAACTTTCATTAGTGACCCTTGGTTATTTTCCCGCTCAAGGATAGATCCTCTCAGAGGCCGTTCAGGATTGTATATGTTTCAATTacatcctctctcagtctcctgATCGCCGACATCTGTAAGCCCATCCTTTCCTCAGAAGACAACCTGTTCAACACCACAAATCTGATAATAAACACACCTGTCTGAAACAAACCAGTCTTCTGATTTAGACCAACAACGGTTGCAGGATTTTTCAGAAGTTACAGAGTTATTTCCAGGCCACCCCGCCTCCAGGCagaaaacaattttaaaatgtAGTTTTATTTGTTTGTGAGACAATAAATATTAGCATTTTATCAGCAAAGCATATTAAAATAAGTACTAGCATTGGTTCCTTAGCcaggggaggtagtggggataagcaaAATCCATGGTTAACCCTGAATGAAGGAGCCCTTAAGAAATCTTAGCATTGGAGAGGGGAAGGATGGTTGTCTGGGTAATTATTCTGTCAATAAAGTAAGGAAAAGTCTCTAATTAGCCAAATAAGTATCAGATGACTAATAGTGAAAGAATTGATCAACACTACAGCATGAAACattcccttcagcccatctagtctgtgccaaattgttattctgcttagtcccattgacctgtgcaaggaccatatccctcccatccatgtattcatccaaacttctcttaaatgtttagTGTTAACGATTCCAAAAATCTATTCAATCAGGCTAAGTGCATTGAGTTTCAATGTAAAAGTTAAAGGGAAGAAGCACCTTTCATAAAGTGGGTAAAAGAAGGGAGGTGAATTGGAAAGTAAACCTTTATTGTaaagagtaacacatacaatactctggagattcagcaggtcaggcaacatctagggaggggaataaacaggcaatgttttgggctgagacccttcagcaatcctgatgaagagtctcagtctgAAAGGACGATTgttatttctttccacagatgctgcctgagctgctgagttcttccaacatattgtgtgtgttgctctggattcccagcatttgcagagtctcttgtgtttatcacttTATTAGGAAGGGCTTTGtttcattctgatgttttggAGCCAAGGTTCTTTTGGAAGTCAAGGAAGTGGCACTAAACTTATTACTTCACAATCATTTTATTAAGTGCTAATAGTACGAATAGAATCAAAAGCACAGAGTTGCAAAGATCTAGTAGCTTAAGAAAAGACTAAAAAGACAATGGGCCAACATTTCCTATACCCTACAGATAAGGAACATTGaattcaaatttgtagataagagttaATCAGACAGCCCCTATTCAAATAATGTAATACCAAGAACTTCCCAGAATTATACAGAAATgtaaccactaggggacacactgtaCAATTGCATATACATAGTGTGACCACCAGGAAACATACTAAATAGTTACATGTATGTGGGTagttatataaaatacaagcaggGATGAAAGTTGAATTGCAAATAAACTAAAAATGATGCATCTAATCCAACAGGTCTGAAATATAAGAGTAAGGAAGTCTTGCCAGAGCTGAATAGGTTCCCTCTGTAAACTCAAAGAAGGAAAACCAGCACTGGAGATTCCCTAGACTGGTTCCTGAGGTTGAGAATAGTGGATAGGACCATTCCTCCTGGAAGTTAGAGGAACCATTTAGCCCATCACATTCATTCCACCATTGCAACATAACTGCcttatattatccctctcaaccccattcccttcaCCTTTGGTAAGACTTTCATGACCTTTGATAACTTTTGATCATTGCAGAGAGAATCTTTGTTTACACGCCAGccaaacagatcatttcatcaatGCATTGAGGTTGTATGAGGTAAAATAATAtcagaatgcagagtaaagtgttcagttacagagagagagctgtgcaggcagacaataagataCAAAGccataacaaagtagattgtgaggtcatgagttcatcttatcatactaggggacaGTCCAATGGGTTCAATCAGAGCGTCAAACtagctgccagcaaaagtggtggatgtgggctcaatttcaatatttcaTAGAAATTTGAATACATGCATGGATGGGGGGTATTATGGAAGGGTATGGACCTGGTACAAGTCGATGGGGCTAGTCAGAATAATAGTTTGACACAGACtgaaagggctgaagggcctgttttggtgttgtagttttctatgattctgtaaGTCTActcttccattccatcatggctgatttattatccctctcaaccccattctcattctTTCCCCCGCAACCTTTGATGCACCCACTAATcagaaatctatcaacctccactttaaatatacccaatgatttgcacttcacagctgcctgtggcaatgaattccacagattcaccatcctctggtcaAATTCCTCCCTAATTCTGTTCTAAAcatatgtccctctattctgagggtgtgccctctgttcctagactccctgactataggaagcatcctctgtaCATCCACTCGGTCTAGATCTTTTAATATTCGATAGGTGTCAATGAAATccccctctgttcctagactccctgactataggaagcatcctctgtaCATCCACTAGGTCTAGACCTTTTAATATTCGATAGGTGTcgatgaaatcccccctcattcttctaaactctagcaagtataggctcagagtcatcaaatgctcctcatatgttaaccttttcattcacggaattattcttgtgaacctcctccatactctctccaatgccagcacttcttttagaccataaggtataggagcagaagtgggacattcatcccattgagtctgctccaccattcaatcatgaactgctccaattcttccagtcatccccactcctctgccttcaccccataccctttgatgccctggctaatcaagaatctatctatctctgccttaaatacattcaatgacttggcctccaaagtgggtcatggcaacaaattccacagatttaccaccctctgactaaagaaatttctccacatctcagttctaaatagaCGTCCTTCAGTCCTGAAATCATGCCCCTTGTCCTGGAAttccctatcatgggaaataactttgccatgtctaatctgtttaggccttttaacatttggaatgttactatgagatcccccctcattcccctgaactccagggaatacagcccaagagccatcagatgttcctcatatggtaaccctttcattcctggaatcattcttgtgaatcttctctgaaccccctccaatgtcagtatatcctttctaaaataaggaatccaaaactgcacacaatactccaagtgtggtctcatgagtgccttatagagcctcaacatcacatccctgcttttgtattctgtacctctagaaatgaatgccaaaattgcattcgtcttcttcacaaccaactgaacctggaggttaacctttacggtatcttgcacaaggacttgcaagcccctttgcatctctgcattttgaattctctccccatctaaataataatctgctcgtttatttcttccaccaaagtgcatgaccatatactttccaacatttcttttaccacttctttgcccattcctctaaactatctaagtctctctgcaggctccgtttccttttcttagataaggggcccaaaactgctcactacaTGCTCATTCCCCCATCCCCCACCGCCATCTCTCACTTGCTGCTGTGCTACACAACTAGGAGTTCACAATTCCCTCTGAATTTACTATCCCCTACTACATTTTTAACTGAAAGGTGTTGTTTTGTGGTTTCAGACACAACTCGATAAGAAGACAATTAAACCTCTCCAACCCAGACTTTGACATCCAACAGTGCCAAAGGCAGGAGAGACCCATGGACATCGGGCGAATCAAACCTGAGTTGTACAAACAGAGGTCGGTGGACACAGATGACGGGCGAAGGAACAACGAGACCTGTGGCAAACTTAACTTCACGTTGAAGTACGACTGCGACTTGGAACAGCTGATAGTCAAAGTCCACAAAGCAGTTAATCTGCCAGCCAAGGACTTCTCGGGCACATCTGACCCTTACGTGAAGATATACCTGTTGCCCGACCGCAAGACCAAACACCAGACCAAGGTGCACCGCAAAACCCTCAACCCCATCTTCAACGAAGCCTTCCTCTTCCCTGTTCCCTACAATGAGCTGGCCAACCGCAAACTCCACTTCAGCGTCTACGACTTTGACAGGTTCTCCCGCCATGATGTGATTGGTCAAGTGGCTGTGGACAACTTCCTCGAGCTATCTGACTTCCCTCGGGAGACGGTGCTATGGAAGGACATTCAGCACGTCACTTCGGTAAGTGAGACCTTTCCAAACCAACACCTAGGAAGCCGTCTGTCTGAACCACTTCCTTTTCTATGGCTTGTGGTCCACAGCTTGACTAAAAACAAATGTTCCCTCTAATCATTTTTACAGCTGCACAGATGATTCATCGCTTTGAGCAGGATTTTTTTTGCACTGCCTGAAAACTTTAATGTCTTTTTTCTCTAATATCATCGTCGTTGTCTGAACCCTTTGTGCCCGGGTGGCACATAGGACCTCGATGTCTCTATTATGCATGCTATTAATATTtcaaatgaaaattgaaaaatcacatactttgaTCTTATTAATTGAAGAGTGTAATgaaatacagcacaaaaagaatGTTTTGACTAGATGGCATCAGCATTCATTGGGCCAGGGGTTTATTAACAATGAGttactgacttccattctgtgtttattgttacaatttgtaactgtgctgtaacttgaaacactgacaatgtaaatacattgaagctctaaactgtttcaaagtaaatgtttggGGTACATTtgttatttagaaaatttatggtgTACATTCATTAACACATAACTAATTACTGGGTATTTCATAATAATATTAAAATAGTTTTCAAAATTCTATTAGCATACTGGAATTTCAAATTTAtgttaacattatataaaagaaaattacaACTGTGTGACCACAAAGGCTAAGTGCGCAaaacatttcagttactgcgcggTCACGCATCTGTGCAGCTTTGAGGGAACAGTGCTAAAGGCCACACCAACCTGCAGCATATAGATGACCAAAGgggttctgtagatgctggacatTTTgagcaaaacatacaaaatgctggaggagatcagtaggccaggcagcatctatggaggggattcTTCACTAATGAAGAAGTGCAACTCAAAGCattaattgtttattcccctccaactGATCGACTGACTGAATGATTTAGAAACACATTGTGGATTAGGCCCTTTTGGCTCTTTGAGTcgtaccacccagcaacccatctattaaACTGGAGTCTtgtcatggggcaatttacaatgaccaattaacccactaaccggtatgtctttggactgtgggaggcaacCGGAGCACTCGAAGGAAACCCACTCACACATGGAAAGGAATGTACAAGCTCCGTACAGAGgacgctggaactgaactccgaactccaatgcCCCAGGATGTATTAACCTTGCTCATTCTGCAGCGCTACCACAGACagtcagatgctgtctgacttgctgagtttctccagtattttgtatgtagaGGAGATTACAGCATAAAATGAGCCCTGTGGTCCACGATGTGGTGCAGAACGATATAAATCTATCCCATGGTCAGTCTAGGCCTTCCCTCCTATGCAGAccaaaaccctccatttttcctttATCTGTGAGCTTATTTAAGAGTCTGTTAAATAGCTATATTGTACCAGTCTCCCTAGCAGTGCGTTCTAGGCCCTTACCACACTCTCTGTAAACAATCcacctctgacatcacccctgaactttcctccactcatctTAAAAGTATATCCTCTGGAacatcttctggaccctctccaataccaacaTATTATTTCCCAGATAATTGGCccaatactccaagagtggtgTGACCAATGCCTTTCAGAAGGTCAGCACTACATCCTTAAGATTTTCATAAAggatattgtatttctttactttccggTAGAtgactacaagaaaatgaatttcagggtagtgtTTGTTGACATTggcatactttgatagtaaatttactttgaactttgaactgctaTGAAGTGGGATCAGTCCAGATGTGCCATTAGCAGAGACCTTTAACTAAACTACCAAATTTTATTTGAAATTGGGCACTGCTGAAGCAGGCATTTCAGAGTGGTAATAACCTGTTTTGAAAcgaaagctgcttaacaagagcacTTGGTATATTAGCTCGTTAGCAACATTTCGGAAGTTCAAATCCCAGGAATGTCAGCTGCGAAACCTGCAAAACTAGCACACAATTCTCTTCAGTACAGTCCTGACCCATTTTACAGAGTCTTCTCTGATGATACGGATCTCAGTTTCTGCCCCTTACTCGCTCTGTCAGAGAGAATTACGCAGAGCATTTGCTGTGTTGCTACTGCACAGATGCTGGGGACACTGTATAAGAATAGCAGGCTATTAAATCAATGGAGTGTGAAGAAATTGCTGCAATTACTGTAAACTGTCTCAACCTTGTGATTCCATACAGAAAGCCATCGGCCAGTTAGCTTGAGTTGCCAACCCTGTAATCACCTCTAGCTTTTATCCTGGCATCTTGTTTAACACTGAACTCTtcataagttcaaagtaaatgtattatcaaagaacatgaatgtcaccatatacaaccatgagattcattttcttgctggcaatcacagtaagtacaagaaatataatcgaatcaatgaaagaccacacaccgCTGTTCAGACGacaaagtgcaaaaaaaacaaactacaaatacaaaaaaaagaggaAGAGAAGAATTAATAgtcataataaataagcaataaataatgagaacatgagatgagaagtcttctattccccattctggctcccatctTAACTCTTCTTTTCTCCTTACTTGCCTTTCACCTCTGCTTGATGCCCTTCATCCTTCCCTTtgtcccatagtccactctcctctcctatagattcctccttcttcttcagctctttatcttttccacctatcccctcagagtttctcacttcatccttcctctctcacccatctaccttctccctcacctggcttcacctatcagcttttaGCTAgtactccctcccctcaccccgccttcttactctggcatctccccctccttttccagtcctgatgaagggttttggcccgaaatgtcttcactgatactgcctgacctgctgatttcctcctgcattttgtatgagTTACTCTGGAATtcaaacatctgcagactttcttcagTTAATTCCcactgtttttctttttttgattTGGAGAGAGGCCACTCGGTCTATGTGATggaatgatctgtgtggatgacaTGCAAAAGAAAGCTTCTCAATACATCTCAtatatgtgacagtaataaactggTTACAATGATAATAAcaatatttaagagacatttggagaggtacagggaTGAGGGGTGGTttcaagggatatgggccaaacttgGGAATATGAGACGAGTTTAAGTGGATGCTTTTGACCCTTACATGTctgcttctcattgctaccatcagggaggaggtacaggaacctgaacgCACGCACTTAACAATTCAAGAATAACTTCCTAcctactgccatcagatttatgaatggacattgaacccttaaacactacctcactttcttctctttttttgacctacttatttaatgtaacttTTTAAGTATATGTATACCTCTTACTGTACCTTACAGTTTTTatgattatatattgcaatgcactgctgctgcaaaacaacaagttaTACCAGTGATACTAAAActaattctgatcctgattctgaactGACTGAGGTTCAGAAGGTGACCAGGCAGTTCCGAATTAGATCATAATAtgtaggagcaggagcaggcccttcaattacatcatcgagtctgctccaccattccatcatggctgatcttttatccttctcaaccctatcctgctgtcttctccctgtaaccttcgatactcttactaatcaagaaactatcgacCTCGGCTTTAACACTGAACTGAGTTGCTCCGCAGCTGACAGATTTGTCTCCAACTGctaaggatgaagtgagaagctggggggaATAGGTGGATAAGTTAATGGGctgaagagaaaggaatctgataggagaggggagtgtcccatgggggaaagggaagggggagggggaccgtggaggtgataggcaagtaagGAGAAAAACAGAGAGCGGGGGAGAAAGTACAGGAAGTTAgataaattgatgtttatgctatCAGATTgaagctactcagacagaatatgaggtgttattcCTTCAGCCAGAGTTTGGCCTCACTGTGGCAGCAGAAGAGGCTATGAgcagacatgttggaatgggaatgggaagttgaatgggTAACCACCAAGAGAACATGTCTTTTGCAGAGGGTAGAAGAGTGCTGATGTATCGGAAGTGCTTTCCTTGTTAACTGTTGGATTGGGCAAATGTTGAGAATCCAATGGGAAATGTTTaccttcattatgtgctgtgtcatatagCATGGACAATTGTgatctttccatgactatgattgatCTTGGCAAAATTTTCTAGAAAactggttttccattgccttcttctgggcagcgtctttacaagacgggtgaccccagccattatcaatactcttcagagattgtctgcctggtgtcagtggtcgcataaccaggacttgtgatataacCATCCTCCTCCTGATCTCGTACCTTTTCTAAAGTATATCCTCCAGAACCAGATATAATTTTTGTCATCAAGTatgcagcatggaagcaggctctttggcccaggcTGGTCAAGATATCTATTGAAGATAGTCTTAATTGTCTGTGTTTGGCTCATACCATTTTAACCCTTCCGATACACTGGGCCATTGAAACTCCCTAGCTTTGGACTCCCTGCTCTGGGAAAAGATTGCAACCATCCACCTTATTTATGCCTCTCTTGACATTGTTAATCTCAGTTTCCTACTTTCTAATGGAAAAAGATCCAAGCCTCGAGTGTATGAGAATGAGAAGTGTCCTTATGGAGGTGTAAACAATCATAACGGGTGTATACTGTACGAGgaggaataaacattcaatgtttcttgctgagacctttcatcagggctggaaagaaaaggtacagaagccagaataagaaggtggagagaaGGGAAGGAGCTCAAGCTGGTAGGCAATAGATGAGACCAGGAGAGGGTAAAGTAGAGTGAGTGTGGAGCGGggagtgaagtaagaagctgggacgtgataggtggaaaaggtaaagggctgaagaaacaggaatctgataggagaggagagaggaccatggaagggaagggaagggaagggggtgttccagaaggaggtgataggttggtgaagagaagaggtgagcagggagccagagtgggaaacagaaaaagagag contains the following coding sequences:
- the syt9b gene encoding synaptotagmin-9b, with amino-acid sequence MTADREDELCQKALNIVTELCFKGLVEHESCLDFSYYLRDRGRPRHTESDISISLLSLVVTACGLALFGVSLFVSWKLCWIPWRERSESSDHKGSQQDQQPYTDNGTNGQDCSEDFATEPAPYPESAMKISHTSPNIPVEAQNTENCSHNVRMHRQVTEPTSSTRHNSIRRQLNLSNPDFDIQQCQRQERPMDIGRIKPELYKQRSVDTDDGRRNNETCGKLNFTLKYDCDLEQLIVKVHKAVNLPAKDFSGTSDPYVKIYLLPDRKTKHQTKVHRKTLNPIFNEAFLFPVPYNELANRKLHFSVYDFDRFSRHDVIGQVAVDNFLELSDFPRETVLWKDIQHVTSENVDLGDLMFSLCYLPTAGRLTVTVIKARNLKAMDITGASDPYVKISLMCNGRRLKKRKTSTKRNTLNPVYNEAIVFDVPPENIDQVNLLIAVMDYDRVGHNEVIGVCRVGNDAERLGRDHWSEMLSYPRKPVAHWHQLAEWLGPSSVGNQGSYNSLKNAPSP